Proteins from a single region of Macrotis lagotis isolate mMagLag1 chromosome 2, bilby.v1.9.chrom.fasta, whole genome shotgun sequence:
- the NCKAP5L gene encoding nck-associated protein 5-like isoform X1, giving the protein MSQAVEDPAGDPGTPKPGSSSNMELGTCQELLHRLRELEAENSALAQANENQRETYERCLDEVANHVVQALLNQKDLREECIKLKRRVFDLERQNQTLSTLFQQKLQLSSGSLPQLPLHPLQSMSEPLTTTLLNTEEGPAAFLPMGSCPGQKEVGCEQQQQQQQQQQQQQQQALGSLGPPMDALSPFLKKKAQILEVLRSLEETDPLLLHPTPASWRVAGQCPQGEPKIHPDCSLKGKAGEKWSPGERLGSPEPVNGEVCTPPLPESTPWASCLLLGPSGLGGLLRWEPVLGSPRGEEKLGRLWSMGQESQRSPAPQPGLHSGPGSSSSSSSDETGEPGEALTPAALLNALARKQLNLGQLLEDTESYLQAFLSGAGGPNSGDTPPTYGPGPGQPPLPNEGLPQSLRSKGFPKAPWGGGGSEPLKPGLSTTSEGSGALPFLSVFVDGGDTSPGPWPRYPLSSSQVKSELQISPSSPIETQELTFSPPKSLNFLKLSLTPEKAPSPGTSHLSPQLPRSSRIPCWNGGPDGSPSPMLTHRGLGGELSPERVAQRQSTSSPPTIIVDSIQLRPTHAASSSVLSPEPPTCPTQSRYEDVLDLSTGSFGGSSPEPPLTSHQSSSFPQLAPETLDQVPRAPPSPGTPQLCPYGGVQEKGGEKAGPESPQAGWKGTGGSSRKPSNGAGRRLGEPGFTPLRERLTALSKLKTGSEGILGSDKNGNPGKPGLERARLPGRLREGAADTASSSFRPPEPTEAKGPPRGAMPLGTSSLKQQDHGSPGEPGPRCYSSHSMGARLDLDPVSPRGCLTKVELAKNRLAGALCPQTPRTPVKLPTTVPSPGKPNKSPHGSPTKLPSKSPTKVVPRGTSPQVPKDLVKPEKGKGPSWADCGAPSQPISKVVGSGSQGQGPEGPALHSAIEEKVMKGIEENVLRLQGQDRTPGVEAKHRNSSSIVSWFGLKKSKLPALSRRADPGKNKESLGGTPLSKGGKQEARKLETESLNISKLMAKAEDLRKALEEEKAYLSRQGRGRSGGPARGSGGGEVVLGQAQSQLTIMYQGADTFMQQLLNRVDGKDLPPDNWQEPKPEFVDFQASVPEAKGPQPLRSPRNGLVGQSANKSSGKKSNEVTQREAAPTEDALAEPIPTPNFTACGSLTRTLDSGIGTFPPPDHSISGAPCKNPPKPKPSRLDPPPAEHLARPNPLTKVPRRARTLDREVPAMEELLVGGRHPSVPAFHALLSPTPRHHGHKTCTDDSSGHPGRPPPIQLSKNWTFPNTRAGGNSSDPFLCPPHQLEGLPRTPLVPPVERKQCLEGGHPPPASSGPAFSGSRTPSTSDMGEDGRASGGGPPGLETSESLSDSLYDSLSSCGSQG; this is encoded by the exons GTTGCCAACCATGTGGTACAGGCTCTTCTGAATCAGAAG GACTTACGGGAAGAATGCATCAAATTGAAGAGGAGGGTATTTGACTTGGAACGGCAGAACCAGACATTGAGCACTCTCTTTCAGCAGAAGTTACAGCTTTCATCAGGTTCTCTTCCACAG CTCCCTTTACATCCATTACAGTCGATGTCAGAGCCACTGACCACCACACTCCTGAATACAGAAGAGGGACCAGCAGCCTTCCTACCAATGGGGTCCTGTCCCGGACAAAAAGAG GTAGGTTgtgagcagcagcagcagcagcagcagcagcagcaacaacaacaacagcaggcCTTGGGCAGCTTGGGCCCCCCCATGGATGCCCTTTCCCCATTTCTGAAGAAAAAGGCTCAGATACTGGAGGTGTTGAGGAGCCTGGAAGAAACTGATCCTCTGTTACTGCACCCCACCCCAGCCTCCTGGAGGGTGGCAGGGCAGTGTCCCCAAGGGGAACCCAAAATCCACCCTGATTGTTCCTTGAAGGGCAAAGCAGGTGAAAAATGGAGCCCAGGTGAGAGGCTGGGTTCCCCAGAACCAGTCAATGGGGAAGTATGTACCCCACCCCTGCCAGAGTCTACACCCTGGGCATCCTGCCTACTCCTGGGCCCTAGTGGACTGGGGGGACTACTTCGGTGGGAGCCTGTACTGGGGAGCCCAAGGGGTGAAGAGAAGCTGGGGAGGCTTTGGAGCATGGGCCAAGAATCCCAGAGGTCCCCAGCACCGCAACCTGGCCTCCATAGCGGACCAGGTAGCAGCAGCAGCTCCTCCTCAGATGAGACTGGGGAGCCGGGGGAGGCATTGACACCAGCTGCCCTACTCAATGCCTTGGCCCGGAAGCAACTGAACCTGGGCCAGCTGCTGGAAGACACTGAATCTTACCTCCAGGCCTTCCTTTCAGGAGCTGGAGGGCCCAACAGTGGAGACACACCCCCTACCTATGGTCCTGGCCCAGGCCAGCCACCTTTGCCCAATGAAGGGCTTCCCCAGTCTCTAAGATCCAAAGGCTTCCCCAAGGCaccatggggtgggggaggatctGAACCCCTCAAGCCAGGCTTAAGCACTACCTCAGAGGGCAGTGGGGCCCTTCCCTTCCTCAGTGTGTTTGTGGATGGGGGAGACACCTCTCCAGGCCCCTGGCCCAGGTACCCCCTTTCCTCATCTCAGGTGAAAAGCGAGCTCCAAATTAGCCCCTCTTCCCCCATTGAGACCCAGGAACTCACCTTCTCCCCACCCAAAAGTCTCAATTTCTTGAAGTTGTCTCTGACCCCAGAGAAGGCCCCTAGCCCTGGTACTTCCCATCTCAGTCCCCAGCTGCCCCGAAGTTCCCGGATCCCTTGCTGGAATGGTGGTCCAGATGGCAGTCCTTCCCCCATGCTTACTCATCGGGGACTTGGGGGAGAACTGTCCCCTGAGAGAGTTGCCCAGCGCCAGTCTACCAGCTCCCCACCTACCATCATTGTGGACTCCATCCAGCTTAGACCCACACATGCAGCCTCTTCCTCTGTCCTTTCACCTGAGCCCCCAACTTGTCCAACCCAATCCCGATATGAAGATGTCCTGGACCTTTCAACTGGCTCCTTTGGGGGATCGTCTCCAGAGCCACCCCTTACCTCCCACCAGTCATCCAGTTTCCCACAGCTGGCCCCAGAGACACTGGACCAGGTTCCTAGGGCTCCCCCTAGCCCTGGAACACCTCAGCTCTGCCCCTATGGTGGTGTCCAGGAGAAGGGTGGTGAGAAGGCAGGACCAGAGTCTCCACAGGCTGGCTGGAAGGGCACAGGTGGCTCCTCTAGAAAGCCGAGCAATGGGGCTGGGAGACGGCTTGGGGAGCCAGGCTTCACCCCTCTGCGAGAGAGACTGACTGCACTGAGCAAACTGAAGACAGGCTCTGAGGGAATCCTGGGCTCCGACAAGAATGGAAACCCTGGAAAGCCAGGACTGGAGAGGGCCCGGCTGCCAGGGAGACTAAGAGAAGGGGCTGCAGATACAGCCTCCAGCTCCTTCAGACCCCCCGAGCCCACTGAGGCAAAGGGGCCCCCCCGAGGGGCAATGCCCTTGGGTACCAGCAGCCTGAAGCAACAGGACCACGGCTCTCCTGGGGAACCAGGTCCCCGCTGCTATTCTTCCCACTCTATGGGTGCTCGCCTTGACCTGGATCCTGTCTCACCTCGTGGCTGCCTCACCAAAGTGGAGCTGGCAAAAAACCGCCTGGCGGGAGCACTGTGCCCCCAAACGCCACGGACCCCAGTCAAGCTGCCTACCACAGTACCCAGCCCGGGCAAGCCCAACAAAAGCCCCCATGGCAGCCCCACCAAGCTGCCCTCAAAGTCACCCACCAAGGTGGTACCCCGGGGCACATCTCCCCAAGTGCCCAAGGACCTAGTAAAACCTGAGAAGGGCAAAGGTCCCTCTTGGGCAGACTGTGGTGCCCCCTCCCAGCCAATATCCAAAGTAGTAGGCTCAGGGAGCCAAGGCCAAGGTCCTGAGGGACCAGCCCTCCATTCAGCCATAGAGGAGAAGGTCATGAAGGGCATTGAGGAAAATGTGCTCCGGCTGCAAGGCCAGGATCGGACACCAGGCGTGGAGGCCAAGCACCGCAACTCAAGCAGTATTGTAAGCTGGTTTGGACTAAAGAAGAGCAAGCTGCCTGCCCTGAGCCGCCGGGCAGATCCCGGAAAGAACAAGGAGAGTCTTGGGGGCACCCCCCTGAGCAAAGGGGGCAAGCAGGAGGCCCGGAAGCTAGAGACAGAGAGTCTCAACATCTCTAAGCTCATGGCCAAGGCAGAGGACCTGCGGAAAGCCCTGGAAGAAGAGAAGGCCTACCTCAGCAGGCAGGGCCGAGGGCGATCGGGAGGTCCTGCACGGGGCAGTGGAGGTGGCGAGGTGGTGCTGGGCCAGGCCCAGAGCCAGCTCACCATCATGTACCAGGGTGCCGACACCTTCATGCAGCAGCTGCTCAACCG GGTAGATGGGAAGGACCTGCCCCCTGACAACTGGCAAGAGCCCAAGCCAGAATTTGTAGATTTCCAGGCATCTGTTCCTGAAGCCAAGGGTCCCCAGCCCCTCCGGAGCCCCCGAAATGGCCTCGTTGGCCAAAGTGCCAACAAATCATCTGGGAAG AAGAGCAATGAAGTGACCCAGAGAGAAGCGGCCCCCACCGAGGACGCCCTTGCTGAGCCCATCCCCACCCCGAATTTCACAG CCTGTGGCTCCCTAACCCGAACTCTGGACAGTGGCATTGGTACCTTCCCACCACCAGACCACAGCATCAGCGGAGCCCCCTGCAAAAACCCTCCCAAGCCAAAGCCTTCCCGACTAGACCCACCCCCTGCAGAGCATTTGGCCCGACCAAACCCCCTCACCAAGGTTCCCCGACGAGCCAGGACGTTGGACCGAGAGGTGCCCGCTATGGAAGAGCTGCTGGTGGGCGGACGGCACCCAAGCGTGCCTGCTTTTCATGCCCTTCTTTCTCCCACTCCTAGGCATCATGGGCACAAGACCTGTACAGATG ATTCCAGTGGGCATCCTGGACGGCCACCACCAATCCAGCTCTCCAAAAACTGGACTTTTCCTAACACACGAGCAGGTGGCAATTCTTCTGACCCCTTCCTTTGTCCACCCCATCAACTGGAAGGGCTTCCCAGGACCCCTCTG GTCCCCCCAGTTGAGAGGAAGCAGTGTTTAGAGGGAGGCCACCCGCCTCCAGCGTCCTCTGGCCCAGCTTTTAGCGGCAGTCGTACACCCAGCACTTCAGATATGGGAGAGGATGGACGTGCCTCTGGGGGGGGCCCTCCTGGACTGGAAACATCAGAATCCCTCAGTGATTCCTTATATGATTCCCTATCTTCTTGTGGGAGCCAAGGCTGA
- the NCKAP5L gene encoding nck-associated protein 5-like isoform X2: MSQAVEDPAGDPGTPKPGSSSNMELGTCQELLHRLRELEAENSALAQANENQRETYERCLDEVANHVVQALLNQKDLREECIKLKRRVFDLERQNQTLSTLFQQKLQLSSGSLPQLPLHPLQSMSEPLTTTLLNTEEGPAAFLPMGSCPGQKEVGCEQQQQQQQQQQQQQQQALGSLGPPMDALSPFLKKKAQILEVLRSLEETDPLLLHPTPASWRVAGQCPQGEPKIHPDCSLKGKAGEKWSPGERLGSPEPVNGEVCTPPLPESTPWASCLLLGPSGLGGLLRWEPVLGSPRGEEKLGRLWSMGQESQRSPAPQPGLHSGPGSSSSSSSDETGEPGEALTPAALLNALARKQLNLGQLLEDTESYLQAFLSGAGGPNSGDTPPTYGPGPGQPPLPNEGLPQSLRSKGFPKAPWGGGGSEPLKPGLSTTSEGSGALPFLSVFVDGGDTSPGPWPRYPLSSSQVKSELQISPSSPIETQELTFSPPKSLNFLKLSLTPEKAPSPGTSHLSPQLPRSSRIPCWNGGPDGSPSPMLTHRGLGGELSPERVAQRQSTSSPPTIIVDSIQLRPTHAASSSVLSPEPPTCPTQSRYEDVLDLSTGSFGGSSPEPPLTSHQSSSFPQLAPETLDQVPRAPPSPGTPQLCPYGGVQEKGGEKAGPESPQAGWKGTGGSSRKPSNGAGRRLGEPGFTPLRERLTALSKLKTGSEGILGSDKNGNPGKPGLERARLPGRLREGAADTASSSFRPPEPTEAKGPPRGAMPLGTSSLKQQDHGSPGEPGPRCYSSHSMGARLDLDPVSPRGCLTKVELAKNRLAGALCPQTPRTPVKLPTTVPSPGKPNKSPHGSPTKLPSKSPTKVVPRGTSPQVPKDLVKPEKGKGPSWADCGAPSQPISKVVGSGSQGQGPEGPALHSAIEEKVMKGIEENVLRLQGQDRTPGVEAKHRNSSSIVSWFGLKKSKLPALSRRADPGKNKESLGGTPLSKGGKQEARKLETESLNISKLMAKAEDLRKALEEEKAYLSRQGRGRSGGPARGSGGGEVVLGQAQSQLTIMYQGADTFMQQLLNRVDGKDLPPDNWQEPKPEFVDFQASVPEAKGPQPLRSPRNGLVGQSANKSSGKSNEVTQREAAPTEDALAEPIPTPNFTACGSLTRTLDSGIGTFPPPDHSISGAPCKNPPKPKPSRLDPPPAEHLARPNPLTKVPRRARTLDREVPAMEELLVGGRHPSVPAFHALLSPTPRHHGHKTCTDDSSGHPGRPPPIQLSKNWTFPNTRAGGNSSDPFLCPPHQLEGLPRTPLVPPVERKQCLEGGHPPPASSGPAFSGSRTPSTSDMGEDGRASGGGPPGLETSESLSDSLYDSLSSCGSQG, from the exons GTTGCCAACCATGTGGTACAGGCTCTTCTGAATCAGAAG GACTTACGGGAAGAATGCATCAAATTGAAGAGGAGGGTATTTGACTTGGAACGGCAGAACCAGACATTGAGCACTCTCTTTCAGCAGAAGTTACAGCTTTCATCAGGTTCTCTTCCACAG CTCCCTTTACATCCATTACAGTCGATGTCAGAGCCACTGACCACCACACTCCTGAATACAGAAGAGGGACCAGCAGCCTTCCTACCAATGGGGTCCTGTCCCGGACAAAAAGAG GTAGGTTgtgagcagcagcagcagcagcagcagcagcagcaacaacaacaacagcaggcCTTGGGCAGCTTGGGCCCCCCCATGGATGCCCTTTCCCCATTTCTGAAGAAAAAGGCTCAGATACTGGAGGTGTTGAGGAGCCTGGAAGAAACTGATCCTCTGTTACTGCACCCCACCCCAGCCTCCTGGAGGGTGGCAGGGCAGTGTCCCCAAGGGGAACCCAAAATCCACCCTGATTGTTCCTTGAAGGGCAAAGCAGGTGAAAAATGGAGCCCAGGTGAGAGGCTGGGTTCCCCAGAACCAGTCAATGGGGAAGTATGTACCCCACCCCTGCCAGAGTCTACACCCTGGGCATCCTGCCTACTCCTGGGCCCTAGTGGACTGGGGGGACTACTTCGGTGGGAGCCTGTACTGGGGAGCCCAAGGGGTGAAGAGAAGCTGGGGAGGCTTTGGAGCATGGGCCAAGAATCCCAGAGGTCCCCAGCACCGCAACCTGGCCTCCATAGCGGACCAGGTAGCAGCAGCAGCTCCTCCTCAGATGAGACTGGGGAGCCGGGGGAGGCATTGACACCAGCTGCCCTACTCAATGCCTTGGCCCGGAAGCAACTGAACCTGGGCCAGCTGCTGGAAGACACTGAATCTTACCTCCAGGCCTTCCTTTCAGGAGCTGGAGGGCCCAACAGTGGAGACACACCCCCTACCTATGGTCCTGGCCCAGGCCAGCCACCTTTGCCCAATGAAGGGCTTCCCCAGTCTCTAAGATCCAAAGGCTTCCCCAAGGCaccatggggtgggggaggatctGAACCCCTCAAGCCAGGCTTAAGCACTACCTCAGAGGGCAGTGGGGCCCTTCCCTTCCTCAGTGTGTTTGTGGATGGGGGAGACACCTCTCCAGGCCCCTGGCCCAGGTACCCCCTTTCCTCATCTCAGGTGAAAAGCGAGCTCCAAATTAGCCCCTCTTCCCCCATTGAGACCCAGGAACTCACCTTCTCCCCACCCAAAAGTCTCAATTTCTTGAAGTTGTCTCTGACCCCAGAGAAGGCCCCTAGCCCTGGTACTTCCCATCTCAGTCCCCAGCTGCCCCGAAGTTCCCGGATCCCTTGCTGGAATGGTGGTCCAGATGGCAGTCCTTCCCCCATGCTTACTCATCGGGGACTTGGGGGAGAACTGTCCCCTGAGAGAGTTGCCCAGCGCCAGTCTACCAGCTCCCCACCTACCATCATTGTGGACTCCATCCAGCTTAGACCCACACATGCAGCCTCTTCCTCTGTCCTTTCACCTGAGCCCCCAACTTGTCCAACCCAATCCCGATATGAAGATGTCCTGGACCTTTCAACTGGCTCCTTTGGGGGATCGTCTCCAGAGCCACCCCTTACCTCCCACCAGTCATCCAGTTTCCCACAGCTGGCCCCAGAGACACTGGACCAGGTTCCTAGGGCTCCCCCTAGCCCTGGAACACCTCAGCTCTGCCCCTATGGTGGTGTCCAGGAGAAGGGTGGTGAGAAGGCAGGACCAGAGTCTCCACAGGCTGGCTGGAAGGGCACAGGTGGCTCCTCTAGAAAGCCGAGCAATGGGGCTGGGAGACGGCTTGGGGAGCCAGGCTTCACCCCTCTGCGAGAGAGACTGACTGCACTGAGCAAACTGAAGACAGGCTCTGAGGGAATCCTGGGCTCCGACAAGAATGGAAACCCTGGAAAGCCAGGACTGGAGAGGGCCCGGCTGCCAGGGAGACTAAGAGAAGGGGCTGCAGATACAGCCTCCAGCTCCTTCAGACCCCCCGAGCCCACTGAGGCAAAGGGGCCCCCCCGAGGGGCAATGCCCTTGGGTACCAGCAGCCTGAAGCAACAGGACCACGGCTCTCCTGGGGAACCAGGTCCCCGCTGCTATTCTTCCCACTCTATGGGTGCTCGCCTTGACCTGGATCCTGTCTCACCTCGTGGCTGCCTCACCAAAGTGGAGCTGGCAAAAAACCGCCTGGCGGGAGCACTGTGCCCCCAAACGCCACGGACCCCAGTCAAGCTGCCTACCACAGTACCCAGCCCGGGCAAGCCCAACAAAAGCCCCCATGGCAGCCCCACCAAGCTGCCCTCAAAGTCACCCACCAAGGTGGTACCCCGGGGCACATCTCCCCAAGTGCCCAAGGACCTAGTAAAACCTGAGAAGGGCAAAGGTCCCTCTTGGGCAGACTGTGGTGCCCCCTCCCAGCCAATATCCAAAGTAGTAGGCTCAGGGAGCCAAGGCCAAGGTCCTGAGGGACCAGCCCTCCATTCAGCCATAGAGGAGAAGGTCATGAAGGGCATTGAGGAAAATGTGCTCCGGCTGCAAGGCCAGGATCGGACACCAGGCGTGGAGGCCAAGCACCGCAACTCAAGCAGTATTGTAAGCTGGTTTGGACTAAAGAAGAGCAAGCTGCCTGCCCTGAGCCGCCGGGCAGATCCCGGAAAGAACAAGGAGAGTCTTGGGGGCACCCCCCTGAGCAAAGGGGGCAAGCAGGAGGCCCGGAAGCTAGAGACAGAGAGTCTCAACATCTCTAAGCTCATGGCCAAGGCAGAGGACCTGCGGAAAGCCCTGGAAGAAGAGAAGGCCTACCTCAGCAGGCAGGGCCGAGGGCGATCGGGAGGTCCTGCACGGGGCAGTGGAGGTGGCGAGGTGGTGCTGGGCCAGGCCCAGAGCCAGCTCACCATCATGTACCAGGGTGCCGACACCTTCATGCAGCAGCTGCTCAACCG GGTAGATGGGAAGGACCTGCCCCCTGACAACTGGCAAGAGCCCAAGCCAGAATTTGTAGATTTCCAGGCATCTGTTCCTGAAGCCAAGGGTCCCCAGCCCCTCCGGAGCCCCCGAAATGGCCTCGTTGGCCAAAGTGCCAACAAATCATCTGGGAAG AGCAATGAAGTGACCCAGAGAGAAGCGGCCCCCACCGAGGACGCCCTTGCTGAGCCCATCCCCACCCCGAATTTCACAG CCTGTGGCTCCCTAACCCGAACTCTGGACAGTGGCATTGGTACCTTCCCACCACCAGACCACAGCATCAGCGGAGCCCCCTGCAAAAACCCTCCCAAGCCAAAGCCTTCCCGACTAGACCCACCCCCTGCAGAGCATTTGGCCCGACCAAACCCCCTCACCAAGGTTCCCCGACGAGCCAGGACGTTGGACCGAGAGGTGCCCGCTATGGAAGAGCTGCTGGTGGGCGGACGGCACCCAAGCGTGCCTGCTTTTCATGCCCTTCTTTCTCCCACTCCTAGGCATCATGGGCACAAGACCTGTACAGATG ATTCCAGTGGGCATCCTGGACGGCCACCACCAATCCAGCTCTCCAAAAACTGGACTTTTCCTAACACACGAGCAGGTGGCAATTCTTCTGACCCCTTCCTTTGTCCACCCCATCAACTGGAAGGGCTTCCCAGGACCCCTCTG GTCCCCCCAGTTGAGAGGAAGCAGTGTTTAGAGGGAGGCCACCCGCCTCCAGCGTCCTCTGGCCCAGCTTTTAGCGGCAGTCGTACACCCAGCACTTCAGATATGGGAGAGGATGGACGTGCCTCTGGGGGGGGCCCTCCTGGACTGGAAACATCAGAATCCCTCAGTGATTCCTTATATGATTCCCTATCTTCTTGTGGGAGCCAAGGCTGA